Within Nitrospirota bacterium, the genomic segment CCCAAGGCGCAAATAACGAGGCAAATCGGCCCATCCGGTCGATGTCCACCAAAACGCGGTCTTTCAAGGGAAAAGGTTCTTTCCTGGCCCGCTGGATCTTGGTCTGGATCATGAGTCTCGGAAAATCGAGGTCATATTGATGCGGAGGGGTGTAGGGACAATGATTAAAACAGAGTTTGCAGTAATAACAGTCATCGACAATTTTTTGATGATCGGTCCGGGTCAGTTTCTTGACCTCTCCGTCTACCCGGTCGGTATCCAGTGCATTAAAAAGGTCCGAAAAGGAAGGGCAGAGGTTAAAACAACGCCGACAGCCATGACAGATATCGTAGATTCTCTCGGTATTGGCATGGAGCGCTGTCTCGTCCCAAAAAGTTTTTGTCGAAGGATTAAAATTCATCGTGATCTCTAATTAAAAAACAGGGAATCTTGAATGAATCAAGACTCCCTGTTTTTAGATTGTCTCCAATTTAGCTGATTGATTTTAATGCCAGCGTAAACCGTCCTGCATGAGATTTTTCCGCTCTGGCAAGCGTTTCAAACCAGTCTGCAATTTCTGAAAATCCTTCTTCGCGTGCCGCTTTGGCGAATCCCGGGTACATTTGAGTATATTCATAGGTTTCACCCGCGACCGCCGACTTGAGATTTTTCGAAGTCTCGCCGACCGGTTCTCCGGTGGCCGGATCACCGACCGGAGCCATGAAATCAAAATGTCCGAAGGCATGCCCGGTTTCTCCTTCCGCAGTGTCCCGGAAGACTCCTGCCACATCGGGATAGCCTTCAATGTCCGCCTTACGCGCAAAATAAAGATACCGGCGATTTGCCTGAGATTCACCCGCAAAAGCATGTTTCAAATTTTCTAACGTCTTGCTGCCTGTCAGATTTTTACCCATATTATTGTCTCCTTTTATTTGGATTATTATATTATGGGAGCCCATCCGGCTGAACCTAAAACGTCCTCCGATGCTCCCATGCCCTGCGCTCGGACAGGCGAAGCCTGATCCTCACTTTTCTTTGTTGTCATCCTCCTCCTATTCGACTTTCTGCTGACATTTTTTGCAAAATCCCTGAAACTCCACCCGATGAGACACAATTTTAAAATCTCTTCGTCCGGGCACCTTAAGCTGAATCTGGTCCAGTTCCGGATCGGAAAAATCTTCAATCTTTCGGCAATGGAGACAGACCAGGTGATGGTGAGGTGCCATATTGGCGTCAAACCGCGCGCTGATATCGGTCTGAATCTGCGATACTTCGCCAATCTCTTTGAGCGCTTCCAGCGTGTTATAAACGGTATTGAGAGAAATGAGAGGATATTTTTCCCGGACCTGCTGATAGAGGATATCAGCAGTCGGATGGGACTCTGTGGACGCCAGGGCTTCATAAATGGCGATCCGCTGGTTGGTCAGCTTAAGCCCCTTCTTTTGAAAACGCTTGATATATTCTCTCTCTTTTAGATCCTTCATCACGAGAAAAACCAAATAATAATAATTATTATTTGTGAATATATCTTAGGTGAAAACGATTGTCAAGCAAAAAACATGAGGAGTAAGGGAGCCAGAGCCAAGGGTTAACCCAACGCGTTGAGAGCCGACCCCGCTTTAAACCAACCGATCTGTTGGGTGGTCATACTGTGACGTGTCTCGATCTTCACCGTCCTTCCATCTTTCTTATGAATCGTCAACTCTACCGGTTTTCCGGGCGACAGTTGCGAAAGGCCCGTGACGTCTATCGAATCGGTTTGTTCGATCTGGTCATAATCACCCGGATTTGAAAAGGTCAAAGGAAGAATCCCCTGTTTTTTCAAATTCGTTTCATGAATTCTCGCAAAACTGCGCGTCAAGACCACGAGGACTCCTAAAAACCGGGGAGACATGGCGGCATGCTCACGACTGCTCCCTTCGCCGTAGTTCTCATCTCCAATTGCGATACTTCCAATTCCCTTGGCTTTATATCTCCTGGCAATCTGGGACATGGTCAGACCGTTCTCTCCGGTCAGGACATCGGTTCCCTTCCCTTTTTCGGCACTGAAGAAGGCATTGGTCGCACCGAGAAACATATTGTCGCTGATTTTGTCGAGGTGTCCCCGATATTTCAGCCAGGGACCTGCGGGTGAAATATGGTCAGTCGTAGTTTTTCCTTTGGTCTTGATCAAGATCGGAAGATTTTTAAAATCTCCCCCGTTCCATTTCGGAAAGGGCTGTAACAATTGCAGTCTCTCGCTATCGGCCGGGATATCGATTTTGACCTTGCTCCCATCCGGAGGCGGGGTGATAAATCCTTCCTCTCCTTTGGCAAATCCTTTTGCGGGAATTTGATCGGCATGCGGAGGCGAAAAAGTCACCTCTTTACCATCAGCGGTTTTGATCTTCCCTGAGACGGGATTAAAAG encodes:
- a CDS encoding rubrerythrin; amino-acid sequence: MGKNLTGSKTLENLKHAFAGESQANRRYLYFARKADIEGYPDVAGVFRDTAEGETGHAFGHFDFMAPVGDPATGEPVGETSKNLKSAVAGETYEYTQMYPGFAKAAREEGFSEIADWFETLARAEKSHAGRFTLALKSIS
- a CDS encoding aconitate hydratase, whose product is TAPKDVILYLCGLLTTKGGTNKILEYFGSGAATISATGKGTITNMGAELGATTSIFPYDASMAAYLKATERAEYAKLADANKDSLVADPEVYASPEKFYDEVIEIDLSTLEPYVVGPHSPDLARPISKFAAEVLEKNYPAKLSSALIGSCTNSSYEDIGRADHIAKQGLSAGLKSKAAFLVTPGSERIYHTMKRDGFLADFEKMGATVMANACGPCIGQWKRSDVKAGEPNSIITSYNRNFQGRADGINETLAFIASPEIVTALAFAGDLTFNPVSGKIKTADGKEVTFSPPHADQIPAKGFAKGEEGFITPPPDGSKVKIDIPADSERLQLLQPFPKWNGGDFKNLPILIKTKGKTTTDHISPAGPWLKYRGHLDKISDNMFLGATNAFFSAEKGKGTDVLTGENGLTMSQIARRYKAKGIGSIAIGDENYGEGSSREHAAMSPRFLGVLVVLTRSFARIHETNLKKQGILPLTFSNPGDYDQIEQTDSIDVTGLSQLSPGKPVELTIHKKDGRTVKIETRHSMTTQQIGWFKAGSALNALG
- a CDS encoding transcriptional repressor, with product MMKDLKEREYIKRFQKKGLKLTNQRIAIYEALASTESHPTADILYQQVREKYPLISLNTVYNTLEALKEIGEVSQIQTDISARFDANMAPHHHLVCLHCRKIEDFSDPELDQIQLKVPGRRDFKIVSHRVEFQGFCKKCQQKVE